The DNA window CCGGGATGCGGGAGCGGGGATACGGGCACGTGATCAACGTGTCCTCGGTCGGCGTGCAGACCCGCGCGCCACGCTTCGGGGCCTACATCGCCAGCAAGGCCGCCCTGGACAGTTTGTGCGACGCGTTGCAGGCCGAAACCGTGAACGACGACGTGCGGTTCACCACGGTGCACATGGCGCTGGTGCGCACGCCGATGATCAGCCCGACCACGCTTTACGACAAGTTCCCGGCGCTGACGCCCGAGCAGGCGGCCGGGGTGATCACCGACGCGATCGTGCACCGGCCCCGCCGGGCCAGCTCACCGTTCGGGCAGTTCGCCGCGGTCGCCGATGCGGTCAACCCTGCGGTGATGGACCGGGTGCGCAACAGGGCGTTTGCCATGTTCGGCGACTCCGACGCCGCAAAGGGCGATGAATCATCAACCGATACAACACAATTCGATAGACGCAGCGAAACGTTTGTGCGGGCGACCCGAGGGATACATTGGTAACACCATGAGCCTTCCAAAACCTGCCATCCAGACCACCGTCGTCATCACCGGGGCCTCGTCCGGCATCGGCGCCGAACTCGCTCGCGGATTGGCCCGCCGCGGCTTCCCGCTGCTGCTGGTCGCGCGGCGCCGCGACCGCCTCGACGACCTGGCCAACGAGGTGGGCCATGAGTACTCGGTCGCCGTCGAGGTGTTGCCGCTGGACCTCAGCGACAGCAAGGGCCGCGCCCAGCTGACGACCCGGCTGCGCAACGAACCCATCGCCGGCCTGTGCAACAGCGCAGGTTTCGGCACCAGCGGGGTGTTTCACGAGCTGCCGGTGGAACGCGAGAGCGAAGAGGTCACCCTCAACGCGCTGGCGCTGATGGAACTCACCCACGCGGTCCTGCCCGGCATGGTCGAGCGCGGCGCGGGCGCGGTGATGAACATCGCGTCGATCGCGGGGTTCCAGCCGGTTCCCTACATGGCGGTGTATTCGGCGACCAAGGCGTTCGTGCAGACGTTCTCCGAAGCGGTGCACGAGGAGTTGCACGGAACGGGGGTGTCGGTCACCTGCCTGTGCCCGGGGCCGGTGCCGACGGAGTGGGCCGAGATCGCCAACGCCGAGCGGTTCAGCATTCCCATCGCGCAGGTCTCGCCGCGCGACGTGGCCGAGGCGGCCATCGGCGGCATGCTGTCCGGCCGGCGGACCGTGGTGCCCGGCGTGGTGCCCAAGGTGGTCAGCACCGGCGGCCGGTTCGCGCCGCGCAGCCTGCTGCTGCCCGGCATCCGGATCGGCAACCGACTCCGCGGCGGGCCCAAGAACTGACGTTTGCCCAGCGTCACGCCAGCGTGGCATTGAGCGCCGAGCGTCACGCCAGCGTGGCGTTCGCGGGGGAGCGAGGAGGAATCGCATGGCAGCTGTGGACCTGACCGCCGACGTCCCGATGACCCCACAGGA is part of the Mycobacterium mantenii genome and encodes:
- a CDS encoding SDR family NAD(P)-dependent oxidoreductase, producing MSLPKPAIQTTVVITGASSGIGAELARGLARRGFPLLLVARRRDRLDDLANEVGHEYSVAVEVLPLDLSDSKGRAQLTTRLRNEPIAGLCNSAGFGTSGVFHELPVERESEEVTLNALALMELTHAVLPGMVERGAGAVMNIASIAGFQPVPYMAVYSATKAFVQTFSEAVHEELHGTGVSVTCLCPGPVPTEWAEIANAERFSIPIAQVSPRDVAEAAIGGMLSGRRTVVPGVVPKVVSTGGRFAPRSLLLPGIRIGNRLRGGPKN